The genomic region AGGGACAGGACCGAAAGACCGCCAAACGGCTGATCGAGAGCCAACTCGAGTCGGTCCAGGGCAGCGAGGAGGGCGAAACTACGGAACGGCTCCCGCCCGAGGAGAAGTACCCCGAACTCGACCACCCCACGGCCGACAAACAGTACGTGAAGGCGCTTTCGGGCGGCGTCTACCGGGACATGTGGGTCTACTGCGAGACCCAGGGAGGCGAGTTGATCGACGTCTCCAAGGAGATGCTCGGGAAGGCCCGCGAGCTGATGGACGGCTACAACGACTCCTACGACGCGGAAGAGAGGGTCGTCGCGGTCGTGATCGGCGATTCGGTCGAAGGCCTCGCGGAGGAGACGATCGCTTATGGGGCCGACGTCGCGATCTACACCGAGGACGAGCGGTTGGAGCGGTTCTACCACAAACCCTACACCGAGGTCTTCTGCGAGATGGCGCGTGCCGGATCGGGAAGCGAGTGGGATCGCTCGGAGGGCGACGCGAATTGGAAGACGATCGACGGGGAGGTCTACGACGAGCCCCGGTACGTCCTCTTTCCGGCGACGAACAACGGCCGGGACCTCTCGGCGCAGGTACAGGCCGAACTCGACAGCGGGCTGGCGAGCGACTGTTCGGGCCTCTACATCGAGGAGACCGTCATCTCGAACCCCGCTAAAACTGGTGAAGCGGGCGACAAGAAGGAGTTCGAGCGCGTGCTCCACATGAAGCGCCCCGACTTCTCGGGGTTCGAGTACTCGACCATCCTCTGTCTCGACGCTCCTGGGAGAGAGTTCCACCCGCAGGGCGCGTCGGTCATTCCGGGGAGTTTCGACCTGCCCGACCCCGACCCCGAGCGCGAGGGCGAGGTGGTCGAGTTCGAGGCGACCCTCGACGAGGAGTGGTTCCGCGTCACAATCGAGGACCACGACCGCCTCGAGGGCGGCGTGGACCTCACGGGTCGAGAAGTCATCGTCGCGCTCGGGCGCGGGATCGGCGACGACCCGACCAAAGGAATCGAACTCGGTCTCGATCTGGTCGACGCCTTCGAGGACGCCGACCTCGGGATCACGCGGGGGATCGTGACCTCCTCGTACCAGTTCGAGGGCCACGTCGAGCAGTACTCGAAGGAGGAACGCCAGATCGGCGAGACCGGCCAGGTCGTCGCGCCCGACCTCTACATCGCCGCCGGGATCAGCGGCGCGATCCAGCATAAAGTGGGTATGGACGAGTCCGACACGATCGTCTCGATCAACACCGATCCCGAGGCGGACATCAAGGACTTCTCGGACTACTTCATCGAGGGCGACCTCTTCGAGGTGCTTCCGAAGCTGACCGAGGCGGTCGAGCGCGGCGAGCCGGTTCCGGCCGTCGCGGACGGGAGGGGGGACGACTGATGACGGACACCGATCCCGCCGAGAAGACCGCCGACGCGCCCGCGGAGGCGATCGAGCGCGGCGAGGTCGCCGACGCCGGCGGAAGCACAGAGGAGTACGAGCACTACGAGGCGGTCGTCGTCGGCTGCGGCCCGGGCGGGGCGGCGGCGGCGGCGACGCTCGCACGGAACGGCGTCGAAACGCTCGTCCTCGAACGCGGCGTCGACGCCGGTTCGAAGAACGTCTCGGGGGGACTGCTCTACGCCGAGGAGTCCGCGCCCTACACGATCGACGACCTCTTTCCCGACTTCCGCCAGCAAGCGGCAGAACGCCCGATCACCGACTACTACCTCCACAACGTCGCCGGCAACAAGGTGAAAACGTTCGACATCACCAACCTGCACGAACACGACACCGAGTGGAGCGACGCGGTTCTCCGGCGGAGGATGGACTCGTGGCTCGCGGAACGGGTCCACGAGATGACGAGGGAGACCGGCGGCGGCCTGCTGACCGAGGTGCGGGTGAACGGCCTTCTCAGGGACGGTGGCGAGATCGTCGGCGTCACCTGCGACGAACTCGATCCCATCCGCGCCGACCTGATCGTCGCCGCCGACGGCGTGAACAGCGAACTCGCGCGGGACGCCGGGTTGATGGACTGGGAGGAGCCCGAGGAGTGGTTCCAGGGCGTCAAAGCCGTGGTCGACCTCCCCGATGTGGACGACCGGTTCGATATCGGCGAGGAGGAAGGCGAGGCACACCTCTTTTCGGGCGACCTCTTCGAGGACGTTCGGGGCGGGGGCTTCCTCTACACCAACGCCGAGTCGCTCTCGATCGGGACGGTCTTCCACCTCGACTCGCTGGTGGCCGAGGAGGCTGAACCCCACGAACTGCTCGACGCGTTGCTGACCCACCCGCTCCTCGGGGAATGGCTCGACGGCGAGTACCACGAGCGCGAGTACAGCGCGAAGCTCGTGCCCGATTCGAAGAAGGTCGCCAACCCCGAGCCCCACGAGGGACGGCTCGTGCTCGTGGGCGACGCGGGCGGGCAGATGCAGGCCCAGGGCCCGATCATCAAGGGGATGAACCACGCGGTGACGGCGGGCGCGCTGGCCGCCGAGGCGTTCGTCGAGGCGCGCTCGCGGGGCGACGCCTCGCTCGCGGGCGAGCGCTACGCCAAGCGCCTCCGCGACGAGGGCGTGATGGCGAAGCTCCGCCCGCGGCGCTACGAGGCCGCGAGCGTGCTGGGCGAGCGCGCCCCGGTCGCGAACCTCACCGACCGGCTGGTCGACTCCCGCGTGGGACGGACGGGGATCCGCGCGCTCTCCGGACAACTCGAACGGCTCTACAGTTCGCCCTATCTCTCGATGATGGTCCCCGACACCGCGACGCCCTACGTGACGCTTCCCGCCACTATCGCCGAGGAGTTGGGCGA from Halalkalicoccus sp. NIPERK01 harbors:
- a CDS encoding FAD-dependent oxidoreductase, whose translation is MMTDTDPAEKTADAPAEAIERGEVADAGGSTEEYEHYEAVVVGCGPGGAAAAATLARNGVETLVLERGVDAGSKNVSGGLLYAEESAPYTIDDLFPDFRQQAAERPITDYYLHNVAGNKVKTFDITNLHEHDTEWSDAVLRRRMDSWLAERVHEMTRETGGGLLTEVRVNGLLRDGGEIVGVTCDELDPIRADLIVAADGVNSELARDAGLMDWEEPEEWFQGVKAVVDLPDVDDRFDIGEEEGEAHLFSGDLFEDVRGGGFLYTNAESLSIGTVFHLDSLVAEEAEPHELLDALLTHPLLGEWLDGEYHEREYSAKLVPDSKKVANPEPHEGRLVLVGDAGGQMQAQGPIIKGMNHAVTAGALAAEAFVEARSRGDASLAGERYAKRLRDEGVMAKLRPRRYEAASVLGERAPVANLTDRLVDSRVGRTGIRALSGQLERLYSSPYLSMMVPDTATPYVTLPATIAEELGEPVEGENDVEPPSLADRIGDLTYDTDVGNPHIELLDSSVEASGAAVTACPVSARDFGGGCYREEVVKTNGDEKRVVSLDTQPCVECGTCAVVADTRWEHPRGGKGVEFREG
- a CDS encoding electron transfer flavoprotein subunit alpha/FixB family protein — protein: MVELDPRDYEIAELGPKVREVEDLEELEEMLELEEGGPNREDVKTLLVSRIERLEAEDEESPQDIDPSELTVAELGNVVRKIEEVDELEVLLEEEKKGQDRKTAKRLIESQLESVQGSEEGETTERLPPEEKYPELDHPTADKQYVKALSGGVYRDMWVYCETQGGELIDVSKEMLGKARELMDGYNDSYDAEERVVAVVIGDSVEGLAEETIAYGADVAIYTEDERLERFYHKPYTEVFCEMARAGSGSEWDRSEGDANWKTIDGEVYDEPRYVLFPATNNGRDLSAQVQAELDSGLASDCSGLYIEETVISNPAKTGEAGDKKEFERVLHMKRPDFSGFEYSTILCLDAPGREFHPQGASVIPGSFDLPDPDPEREGEVVEFEATLDEEWFRVTIEDHDRLEGGVDLTGREVIVALGRGIGDDPTKGIELGLDLVDAFEDADLGITRGIVTSSYQFEGHVEQYSKEERQIGETGQVVAPDLYIAAGISGAIQHKVGMDESDTIVSINTDPEADIKDFSDYFIEGDLFEVLPKLTEAVERGEPVPAVADGRGDD